The following are encoded in a window of Ricinus communis isolate WT05 ecotype wild-type chromosome 4, ASM1957865v1, whole genome shotgun sequence genomic DNA:
- the LOC8269221 gene encoding nuclear transcription factor Y subunit C-1, giving the protein MDANSQQQAQSASYPPQPPTTGAPAPPAPTPFHHLLQQQQQQLQMFWSYQRQEIEQVNDFKNHQLPLARIKKIMKADEDVRMISAEAPILFAKACELFILELTIRSWLHAEENKRRTLQKNDIAAAITRTDIFDFLVDIVPRDEIKDEAAGLGGIIGATASGVPYYYPPMGQPTTPGPGGMMIGRPAAMDPTGVYVQPPSQAWQSVWQTAADDGSYASGGSSGQGNLDGQG; this is encoded by the coding sequence ATGGATGCCAACAGCCAGCAGCAAGCCCAATCGGCCTCATACCCACCACAACCACCGACCACTGGTGCACCTGCACCACCAGCACCTACACCTTTCCACCATCTCCTTCAACAACAGCAACAACAGCTTCAAATGTTTTGGTCGTATCAAAGACAAGAGATCGAACAAGTTAATGATTTCAAGAATCACCAACTCCCTCTTGCGAGAATCAAGAAAATCATGAAAGCTGACGAGGATGTGCGCATGATCTCAGCGGAAGCACCCATTTTATTTGCAAAAGCGTGTGAGCTTTTCATTTTAGAATTAACAATAAGGTCTTGGCTTCATGCTGAAGAGAATAAAAGGAGGACTCTTCAAAAGAATGACATCGCTGCTGCTATAACAAGAACTGATATATTTGATTTCTTGGTTGATATTGTGCCTAGAGATGAGATCAAAGATGAGGCTGCTGGTTTAGGAGGGATTATTGGGGCCACTGCTAGTGGTGTTCCTTATTATTATCCACCAATGGGTCAGCCTACTACTCCTGGTCCTGGAGGGATGATGATTGGTAGGCCTGCTGCTATGGATCCTACGGGTGTTTATGTGCAGCCACCTTCTCAGGCTTGGCAATCTGTTTGGCAGACTGCTGCTGACGATGGGTCTTATGCAAGTGGAGGGAGCAGCGGCCAAGGGAATCTTGACGGACAAGG
- the LOC8269220 gene encoding uncharacterized protein LOC8269220, giving the protein MECNKDDAFRAKEMAEKKFLESDVAGAKRFALKAHNLYPGLDGLSQFLATLDVYVSAKERRNGEIDWYGVLGIEPPTDDNTIRKQYRKLAIILHPDKNKSVGAEGAFKILSEAWGLLSDKAKRSAYDQKLNLCDYRKFPNYVSAMPTGQNGLHNFFNNNNSTSTTRNSAMHPKSDPPSHFSKPRTFWTICNFCKTQFEYLNAYLNQNLLCQNCRQPFYAVEMPPPPINGNSPSTKCTSYTRRKNSSQHTITEKSYATFKDPVSMTNMQSAAHSSAFAEAGSVGSVPSVVPKPAIGEEFLQRKFHTFKEAGTSLASESSNAGFASTPKVDRLKKKRRVDDQKMNYMANQMASRHGGVGEFGSRKGGFETGRRTISDVNKFNQIRELSQREIRNILTEKAKKDICMKLKDCRSPSAVLNSSEKEMEKEEKGKEKASSNGTKVDGNKCLVDSKTRAHAEPFLANSDVDPDMKGADPVSMTVPDPDFHDFDKDRTEKSFGGNQVWAAYDDDDGMPRHYAMIHSVISRKPLRMRISWLNSKNNRELAPLNWIASGFYKTNGDFWIGKHEINKSLNSFSHKVKKWAKGIRGTIQIYPSKGDVWAQYRNWLPNWNELTPDEVIHKYDMVEVLEDYNEERGVPVAPLVKVAGFKTVFRRDPDTSKIKAIPREELFRLSHQVPSYFLTGQEGHTAPKDCWELDPASMPMELLEVLTEAQVKEMVENAEKAKDPLADVKKSKKIQSIENGETTKEKGVVENSGKRNGVEVRKDKGKETMGEKVIVYKRRGERN; this is encoded by the coding sequence ATGGAATGTAACAAGGACGATGCCTTTAGAGCTAAGGAGATGGCAGAGAAGAAGTTCCTTGAGAGCGATGTTGCTGGGGCAAAAAGATTTGCATTGAAGGCTCATAACTTGTATCCTGGGCTTGATGGTCTTTCTCAATTTCTGGCAACCCTTGATGTGTATGTCTCTGCCaaggaaagaagaaatggGGAAATAGATTGGTACGGAGTGCTGGGTATAGAACCACCAACTGATGATAACACAATCAGGAAGCAATACAGGAAGCTGGCTATCATTCTTCACcctgataaaaataaatcagtgGGTGCTGAAGGGGCTTTTAAGATTCTATCTGAAGCATGGGGATTGTTGTCTGATAAAGCCAAGAGAAGCGCCTACGACCAGAAGCTGAATTTATGTGATTATCGGAAATTTCCAAATTACGTATCGGCAATGCCAACCGGTCAGAATGGTTTGCATAATTTCTTCAACAATAATAACTCCACTTCAACAACTCGGAATAGTGCGATGCATCCAAAGTCTGATCCACCATCTCATTTTTCCAAACCTAGAACCTTTTGGACAATCTGCAACTTTTGTAAAACACAATTTGAGTACCTTAATGCTTATCTCAACCAGAACCTTCTTTGTCAGAACTGTCGTCAGCCCTTTTATGCTGTTGAGATGCCACCCCCACCTATAAATGGCAACAGTCCATCCACTAAATGCACTTCCTACACTCGACGAAAGAATTCTTCTCAGCATACAATAACTGAAAAGTCATATGCTACATTTAAGGACCCAGTTTCTATGACAAATATGCAATCTGCGGCTCATTCAAGTGCATTTGCTGAAGCAGGCAGTGTTGGAAGTGTGCCATCAGTCGTTCCAAAACCCGCCATCGGAGAGGAGTTCCTTCAGAGGAAATTTCACACTTTTAAGGAAGCAGGCACTAGTTTAGCTAGTGAATCCTCTAATGCTGGTTTTGCTTCTACACCCAAAGTAGATAggctgaagaagaaaaggcgCGTTGATGATCAAAAGATGAATTATATGGCAAATCAAATGGCAAGCAGACACGGAGGAGTTGGTGAATTTGGTAGCCGAAAGGGTGGTTTTGAAACTGGAAGGAGAACCATTTCTGATgtcaataaatttaatcagATAAGAGAGCTGTCACAGAGAGAAATTCGGAACATATTGACGGAGAAGGCTAAGAAGGATATTTGCATGAAACTGAAGGACTGCAGGTCTCCGTCTGCTGTATTAAATAGCTCAGAGAAAGAGATGGAGAAggaagagaaaggaaaggaaaaggcTTCTTCAAATGGCACAAAAGTTGATGGAAACAAATGCCTGGTAGATTCCAAAACTAGAGCTCATGCAGAGCCTTTCCTTGCCAACTCAGACGTCGATCCTGATATGAAGGGTGCTGATCCAGTGTCAATGACTGTCCCAGATCCAGATTTTCATGATTTTGATAAGGATCGGACAGAAAAATCATTTGGCGGTAACCAGGTTTGGGCTGcttatgatgatgatgacggGATGCCTCGACATTATGCTATGATTCACAGTGTGATCTCACGGAAACCACTCAGAATGCGAATCAGTTGGCTTAATTCCAAAAACAATCGTGAATTGGCGCCATTAAACTGGATTGCTTCTGGTTTTTACAAGACCAATGGAGACTTCTGGATAGGCAAGCATGAAATTAACAAGtctcttaattctttttcacaTAAGGTTAAGAAGTGGGCAAAGGGCATTAGAGGGACCATTCAAATTTATCCGAGCAAGGGTGATGTGTGGGCTCAGTATAGGAATTGGTTGCCTAATTGGAATGAGCTTACCCCAGATGAAGTGATACACAAGTATGACATGGTGGAAGTGCTTGAAGACTACAACGAGGAGAGAGGTGTGCCTGTTGCTCCTCTTGTTAAAGTTGCTGGTTTTAAGACAGTATTTCGCCGGGATCCTGACACAAGTAAAATCAAGGCAATTCCAAGAGAGGAGCTGTTTAGACTTTCCCACCAGGTCCCTTCTTACTTTCTGACAGGTCAGGAAGGTCATACTGCTCCGAAGGATTGCTGGGAACTTGATCCTGCATCTATGCCTATGGAACTACTTGAAGTACTAACTGAAGCTCAGGTGAAAGAAATGGTGGAGAATGCTGAAAAGGCTAAGGATCCACTTGCAGATGTCaaaaaatctaagaaaatacagtcgatagaaaatggtgaaaCAACCAAGGAAAAGGGAGTGGTGGAAAACTCTGGTAAACGAAATGGAGTAGAAGTGAGGAAGGATAAGGGTAAGGAAACCATGGGAGAGAAGGTAATAGTGTACAAAAGGAGGGGAGAAAGGAACTAG